In Nocardioides faecalis, the following proteins share a genomic window:
- the rfbB gene encoding dTDP-glucose 4,6-dehydratase — protein sequence MQRILVTGGAGFIGSNFVHHLIANTDASVTVLDKLTYASTRESLAGLPADRVQLVVGDIADAALVEPLVADHDAVVHYAAESHNDNSLSDPSPFIQTNIVGTFVLLEAVRKAGVRFHHVSTDEVYGDLELDDPDRFTEATAYQPSSPYSASKAGSDHLVRAWVRSFGVQATISNCSNNYGPWQHVEKFIPRQITEVLEGRRPKLYGTGENVRDWIHTEDHSSAVLRILEAGRIGETYLIGADGEKSNLEVVRLILELMGRDADDFEHVNDRPGHDLRYAIDSTKLRTELGWTPMFSDFESGLEQTIRWYEQNAEWWAPHKHATESAYAAKGQ from the coding sequence GTGCAGCGCATCCTCGTGACCGGCGGAGCCGGATTCATCGGCTCGAACTTCGTCCATCACCTCATCGCCAACACCGACGCGTCGGTGACGGTGCTGGACAAGCTGACGTACGCCTCCACCCGGGAGTCCCTGGCCGGCCTGCCGGCCGACCGGGTGCAGCTGGTGGTCGGCGACATCGCGGACGCCGCGCTCGTCGAGCCGCTGGTCGCCGACCACGACGCGGTGGTGCACTACGCCGCCGAGTCGCACAACGACAACTCGCTCTCGGACCCCTCGCCGTTCATCCAGACCAACATCGTGGGCACCTTCGTGCTGCTCGAGGCCGTGCGCAAGGCGGGCGTGCGGTTCCACCACGTCTCCACCGACGAGGTGTACGGCGACCTCGAGCTCGACGACCCCGACCGGTTCACCGAGGCCACCGCCTACCAGCCGTCCTCGCCGTACTCGGCGTCCAAGGCGGGCTCGGACCATCTCGTGCGCGCCTGGGTGCGCTCGTTCGGCGTGCAGGCCACGATCTCGAACTGCTCGAACAACTACGGCCCCTGGCAGCACGTGGAGAAGTTCATCCCACGCCAGATCACCGAGGTCCTCGAAGGCCGCCGACCCAAGCTCTACGGCACCGGCGAGAACGTGCGCGACTGGATCCACACCGAGGACCACTCCTCGGCCGTGCTGCGCATCCTCGAGGCCGGACGGATCGGCGAGACCTACCTGATCGGCGCGGACGGGGAGAAGTCCAACCTGGAGGTCGTCCGCCTCATCCTGGAGCTGATGGGACGCGACGCCGACGACTTCGAGCACGTCAACGACCGCCCCGGCCACGACCTGCGCTACGCCATCGACTCCACCAAGCTGCGCACCGAGCTCGGCTGGACGCCGATGTTCTCCGACTTCGAGTCCGGCCTGGAGCAGACCATCCGCTGGTACGAGCAGAACGCCGAGTGGTGGGCGCCGCACAAGCACGCCACGGAGTCCGCCTACGCCGCGAAGGGCCAGTGA
- the rfbA gene encoding glucose-1-phosphate thymidylyltransferase RfbA, which yields MRGIILAGGTGSRLHPITHAISKQLMPVYDKPMIYYPLSTLMLSGIREVLVITTPHEADQFRRLLGDGSQLGIDITYAVQASPDGLAQAFLIGEDHLAGGGAGLVLGDNIFYGAGLGTRLRRFDGLDGAAVFGYRVADPTAYGVVEFDADNRAVSLEEKPEKPKSHYAVPGLYFYGSDVVEKAKTLTPSPRGELEITDLNRLYLEEGRLQVEVLPRGSAWLDTGTFDDLNDASNFVRALEARQGTKVGAPEEVAWRMGFIDDDRLAELAQPLLKSGYGRYLLELLDD from the coding sequence ATGCGCGGGATCATCTTGGCGGGCGGGACGGGGAGCCGCCTGCACCCGATCACGCACGCGATCAGCAAGCAGCTGATGCCGGTGTACGACAAGCCGATGATCTACTACCCGCTCTCGACCCTCATGCTCTCGGGGATCCGCGAGGTGCTGGTGATCACCACCCCCCACGAGGCCGACCAGTTCCGGCGCCTGCTCGGCGACGGCTCGCAGCTCGGCATCGACATCACCTACGCGGTGCAGGCGTCCCCCGACGGCCTGGCGCAGGCGTTCCTGATCGGTGAGGACCACCTCGCCGGGGGCGGTGCCGGCCTGGTGCTGGGCGACAACATCTTCTACGGCGCGGGTCTCGGCACCCGGCTGCGCCGTTTCGACGGCCTCGACGGGGCAGCGGTGTTCGGCTACCGGGTCGCCGATCCGACGGCCTACGGCGTGGTGGAGTTCGACGCCGACAACCGCGCCGTGTCGCTGGAGGAGAAGCCGGAGAAGCCGAAGAGCCACTACGCGGTGCCGGGACTGTACTTCTACGGCTCGGACGTGGTGGAGAAGGCCAAGACGTTGACGCCGTCGCCGCGCGGTGAGCTGGAGATCACCGACCTGAACCGGCTCTACCTGGAGGAGGGCCGGTTGCAGGTCGAGGTGCTGCCCCGCGGCTCGGCGTGGCTGGACACCGGAACCTTCGACGACCTCAACGACGCCTCCAACTTCGTGCGGGCGCTGGAGGCGCGCCAGGGCACCAAGGTCGGGGCGCCGGAGGAGGTGGCCTGGCGGATGGGCTTCATCGACGACGACCGGCTCGCTGAGCTCGCCCAGCCGCTGCTGAAGAGCGGCTACGGCCGCTACCTTCTCGAGCTTCTGGACGATTAG